Proteins encoded within one genomic window of Methanobrevibacter thaueri:
- a CDS encoding MFS transporter yields the protein MATKTLDTKTRNLILILFLIGVFMGSLDTGIIGPVLPSIEQSFNLTSRESSWIFTLFVIFFMIGSPVMAKFSDFYGRKKIFILDVMLFGIGSCLIAFSLNIESIFLGRIIQGFGCGGIFPVAGAFIGDAFPLEERGKALGILGSVFGISAIGGPLVGAVLIPYGWNWCFTINIPISIFLIVLATYVLPNAENNRKLKIDYLGIFILSLLSIFLAYGLNQIDSSNFISSLLSMKVAPFLILFIILIPIFLKIEKRAEESIVAINMLENREIRIACIETLSYGIIYSSVIFVPSLVILSMGLNDQLASLMLIPILGANAVAAPILGKILDSTGSRKIMMIGTLILTFGLIVIAVYPHNMILFIAAGCLIGVGMVTIIGAPLRYIVLSEAKPTERGAGQAIVNMLSSAGQLIGGALIGGVIASFSGILGYKISLLLAAVVAFIAFLFTFRLKNRDEQMETIKSNL from the coding sequence ATGGCAACAAAAACATTAGATACAAAAACAAGGAATTTAATACTAATATTATTTTTGATTGGAGTTTTCATGGGATCTCTCGATACCGGAATAATCGGTCCCGTACTGCCTTCAATTGAGCAAAGCTTTAACCTTACAAGCAGGGAATCAAGTTGGATATTCACGCTCTTCGTCATCTTTTTCATGATTGGATCTCCAGTCATGGCCAAGTTTTCAGACTTCTACGGCAGGAAAAAAATCTTCATCCTTGATGTGATGCTATTTGGAATCGGATCATGCCTAATCGCATTTTCCCTAAACATCGAATCAATATTCTTAGGAAGAATAATCCAGGGATTCGGTTGCGGAGGAATTTTCCCTGTTGCAGGAGCATTCATAGGGGATGCTTTTCCATTGGAAGAAAGAGGAAAGGCATTGGGAATCCTTGGAAGTGTCTTTGGAATTTCAGCCATTGGAGGGCCATTGGTAGGTGCTGTTTTAATCCCATATGGTTGGAACTGGTGCTTTACAATCAACATTCCAATCAGCATATTTCTGATAGTCCTCGCAACATACGTTCTCCCAAATGCCGAGAACAACAGGAAACTGAAGATAGATTATCTTGGAATCTTCATATTGAGTCTGCTTTCAATATTCCTGGCATATGGCCTGAACCAAATAGACTCAAGCAATTTCATAAGCAGCCTATTGTCAATGAAAGTGGCACCGTTTTTAATCCTCTTCATTATCCTAATCCCTATCTTTTTAAAAATTGAAAAACGAGCCGAGGAGTCAATCGTGGCGATAAACATGCTGGAGAACAGGGAAATAAGAATCGCATGTATCGAGACATTATCATATGGAATCATCTACTCCTCAGTAATATTCGTTCCGTCATTGGTCATTCTTTCAATGGGATTGAATGATCAGTTGGCAAGTCTGATGCTGATTCCTATTCTGGGTGCCAATGCAGTTGCGGCCCCAATACTCGGCAAGATTCTGGATTCAACGGGTTCACGTAAGATTATGATGATTGGAACATTGATTTTGACATTCGGCCTGATTGTCATTGCGGTCTATCCTCATAATATGATATTGTTCATAGCGGCAGGATGCCTTATCGGTGTGGGTATGGTGACCATCATCGGAGCCCCTTTGAGATATATTGTCCTAAGCGAAGCCAAACCGACCGAAAGAGGTGCCGGCCAAGCCATTGTCAACATGCTTTCAAGTGCCGGGCAATTGATAGGCGGTGCACTTATCGGTGGTGTAATCGCGTCATTTTCTGGAATTCTGGGTTATAAAATAAGTTTGCTGTTGGCCGCTGTCGTCGCTTTCATCGCATTCCTTTTCACCTTCAGGCTGAAAAATCGTGACGAGCAAATGGAAACGATCAAGTCCAACTTATAA
- the surE gene encoding 5'/3'-nucleotidase SurE, protein MNILISNDDGVFAPGILAAKQAVEDLANVTVVAPDENNSSVGRRMTLFKHLEIKTVELEDGSEAYSVSGSPADAVIVGAEYVMDDKPDLVITGINQGVNISCDITSSGTVCAAFEAVSLGIPAIAASLFMDPKTSYKQDENGEWYLDYDFSLAKRVLHDIVLKIIKEGFPDGVDLFNLNVPSNYESEDVKITRLSDKMIDKKVIDNTDEEKAELFNYPLQENQNSDDLIMIAPDLVREYDEGSDGYALMIEKRPSLTPLKVNMTSENLKEW, encoded by the coding sequence ATGAACATTCTAATATCAAATGATGACGGTGTATTTGCACCCGGAATATTGGCCGCAAAACAGGCAGTTGAGGATTTGGCTAATGTCACTGTAGTGGCTCCTGATGAGAACAACAGCAGTGTCGGCCGACGTATGACCTTATTCAAGCATTTGGAAATCAAGACTGTTGAACTTGAAGATGGAAGTGAGGCATATAGCGTTTCCGGCAGCCCTGCCGATGCGGTGATTGTCGGTGCGGAGTATGTGATGGACGATAAGCCTGACCTGGTGATAACAGGAATAAACCAGGGGGTCAACATAAGCTGCGACATAACATCATCAGGCACGGTCTGCGCCGCATTTGAGGCGGTAAGCTTAGGCATTCCAGCCATTGCCGCTTCATTGTTCATGGATCCCAAAACATCATACAAGCAAGATGAAAACGGTGAATGGTATCTTGATTATGATTTTTCACTGGCCAAAAGGGTCTTGCATGATATCGTTTTAAAAATCATCAAGGAGGGATTCCCCGATGGTGTTGACCTGTTCAATTTGAATGTGCCATCCAATTATGAATCCGAAGATGTTAAGATTACTAGGCTTTCAGATAAAATGATTGATAAGAAGGTAATAGACAATACCGATGAGGAAAAAGCCGAATTATTCAATTATCCATTGCAGGAAAATCAGAATTCCGATGATTTAATCATGATTGCTCCTGACCTGGTCCGTGAATATGATGAGGGAAGCGATGGATATGCATTGATGATAGAAAAAAGGCCAAGCCTGACTCCTTTAAAGGTTAACATGACCTCTGAAAACCTAAAGGAATGGTAA